One part of the Candidatus Kouleothrix ribensis genome encodes these proteins:
- the purQ gene encoding phosphoribosylformylglycinamidine synthase I, producing MIPRVLVLRAPGINRDEDAAAAIELAGGRAERIHINRLVEGGVRLADYALLIIPGGFSYGDHLGAGKLLAVDLAHRLGAQLAAFVADGRPVIGICNGFQVLVKAGILPGLAAAEPNQELSSAHRPQVRGSRFAALGSQQATLADNASGRFECRWVYLCAEPASRCVFTVGFDRPIEVPVAHGEGRFVVRDAAALAALRARGQVALRYVAADGGPAGYPDNPNGSDDAIAGVCNPQGNVLGLMPHPEDAIVPQQHPRWTREPWRRAGDGLALFQNALRYAATI from the coding sequence ATGATCCCACGAGTACTCGTTCTGCGCGCGCCCGGCATCAACCGCGATGAGGACGCCGCTGCCGCGATCGAGCTGGCCGGTGGGCGGGCCGAGCGCATCCACATTAACCGCCTGGTCGAGGGCGGCGTGCGCCTGGCCGACTACGCGCTGCTGATCATTCCCGGCGGCTTCTCGTATGGCGATCACCTGGGCGCCGGCAAGCTGCTGGCGGTCGATCTGGCGCATCGCCTGGGGGCGCAGCTGGCCGCGTTCGTGGCCGATGGTCGCCCGGTGATCGGCATCTGCAACGGCTTTCAGGTGTTAGTGAAAGCCGGCATCTTGCCGGGCCTGGCCGCCGCCGAACCGAACCAGGAACTGAGCAGCGCGCACCGGCCGCAGGTGCGTGGTTCTCGCTTCGCGGCTCTCGGATCTCAGCAGGCAACCCTGGCCGACAATGCCTCGGGGCGCTTTGAGTGCCGCTGGGTGTACCTGTGCGCCGAGCCTGCCAGCCGCTGCGTATTCACTGTGGGGTTCGACCGGCCGATCGAAGTGCCGGTGGCGCATGGCGAGGGCCGCTTTGTGGTGCGCGATGCTGCGGCGCTGGCGGCGCTGCGTGCGCGCGGCCAGGTGGCGCTGCGCTACGTCGCGGCCGATGGCGGGCCGGCCGGCTACCCCGACAACCCGAACGGCTCGGATGATGCGATTGCCGGGGTGTGCAATCCGCAGGGCAATGTGCTCGGGCTGATGCCGCACCCCGAAGACGCCATCGTGCCGCAGCAGCACCCACGCTGGACGCGCGAGCCATGGCGCAGGGCCGGCGACGGCCTGGCGCTGTTTCAGAATGCGCTGCGCTACGCCGCGACAATCTAA
- a CDS encoding protein kinase, protein MIAQLDLLAPETIVPGVRDQYKILALIGRGGMGAVYRAQRLSDGTVWALKEMRSQPDAAPSEVEENRRLFDQEATLLQSLSYPNLPVVAEVFVYQGRPTMVMEFVPGQTLEDRMREANAPLLEQQVLGYGIQVVRVLHYLHTRQPPIIYRDLKPSNIMLTPDGVLKLIDFGVARTHKRGKSKDTVAMGSAGYAPPEQYGKGQTDARSDVYALGATLLHLLTNMPPIPLQTPAVGYIRKFNPSVDDRTEGVIIRAMALEQGARFPDMRTFEQALLASLDVPYVDPIARAAPPPPVLPVVPTIVTAPAQQRPVQPPVQSPVQSPPPVVVSQPIAPNAVPCSRCGRVNKAGARFCAGCGAPLGAPPVARLLITSPRARWEQKLEHMPMRIGRRDPRQNHYPEIDLAEHDRGIASRNHALIERAGDYYTLTDQGSTNGTLLNGKPVPPRRPERLRPGDRIKVGEVEMEFRGS, encoded by the coding sequence ATGATCGCTCAACTCGATCTGCTTGCGCCCGAAACGATCGTGCCTGGCGTGCGCGACCAGTATAAGATCCTCGCGCTGATCGGGCGCGGCGGCATGGGCGCGGTCTATCGTGCCCAGCGCCTGTCGGATGGTACGGTGTGGGCGTTGAAAGAGATGCGCTCGCAGCCCGACGCGGCCCCGAGTGAGGTTGAAGAGAATCGGCGCCTGTTCGACCAAGAGGCCACCCTGCTACAATCGCTCAGCTACCCGAACCTGCCGGTGGTGGCCGAGGTGTTCGTGTATCAGGGCCGGCCAACCATGGTGATGGAGTTCGTGCCGGGCCAGACGCTCGAGGATCGCATGCGCGAGGCCAATGCGCCGCTGCTTGAGCAGCAGGTGCTCGGCTACGGCATCCAGGTCGTGCGGGTGCTGCACTATCTGCATACACGCCAGCCGCCGATTATCTACCGCGACCTCAAGCCGTCGAATATTATGCTGACGCCCGACGGCGTGCTCAAGCTGATCGACTTCGGCGTGGCGCGCACCCACAAGCGCGGCAAGTCGAAGGATACGGTCGCGATGGGTTCGGCCGGCTATGCGCCACCCGAGCAGTATGGCAAGGGCCAGACCGACGCGCGCTCGGATGTGTATGCACTCGGCGCCACCCTGCTGCACCTGCTGACGAATATGCCGCCGATCCCGCTGCAGACGCCGGCCGTGGGCTATATCCGCAAGTTCAACCCCTCAGTCGACGACCGCACCGAGGGGGTAATCATTCGCGCCATGGCGCTCGAACAGGGCGCGCGCTTCCCAGACATGCGCACCTTCGAGCAGGCCTTGCTCGCAAGCCTCGACGTGCCATACGTCGATCCAATCGCGCGCGCCGCGCCGCCGCCGCCAGTGCTGCCGGTTGTCCCGACGATCGTGACTGCGCCGGCCCAGCAGCGGCCGGTTCAGCCGCCGGTTCAGTCGCCGGTTCAGTCGCCGCCGCCGGTTGTGGTGAGCCAGCCGATCGCGCCGAACGCCGTGCCGTGCAGCCGCTGCGGGCGTGTCAACAAGGCCGGCGCACGCTTCTGTGCAGGCTGCGGCGCTCCACTCGGCGCACCGCCGGTGGCCAGGCTGCTGATCACATCGCCACGTGCGCGCTGGGAGCAAAAGCTCGAGCATATGCCCATGCGAATCGGCCGGCGCGACCCGCGCCAGAATCACTACCCCGAGATCGACCTGGCCGAGCACGATCGCGGGATCGCCTCGCGCAATCACGCGCTGATTGAGCGTGCCGGCGATTACTACACGCTCACCGACCAGGGCTCGACCAACGGGACACTGCTGAATGGCAAGCCGGTGCCACCGCGCCGGCCCGAGCGCCTGCGTCCCGGTGATCGGATCAAGGTTGGCGAGGTCGAGATGGAGTTCCGCGGCAGCTGA
- a CDS encoding AAA family ATPase, which produces MALEPYTPPPGQRYRDELDQEIDQKIDTFFHRWNWKLVRFVRRALIVVFALWVLVNAIPSAYEFISNEPLGPLILQLLTTAGYLFVFIGFQFGLMYFFMARTRIYWVKPGETGVSFKDYKGNPEVLEAATRIVTLLKGVKGFKSMGGEVTRGVLLIGPPGTGKSYLAQAISTEAGVPFGYLSAPSLTSVWMGMGNIKVMMLYRKARKLAREYGACILFIDEIDAIGGARSASMMGGAGAMGMRADAQAGGHANVMMGMGGMGGGSGLLNELLLQMDPPPQETGQLGKILRWLGLRRKRVEMPPVLTMGATNMAETLDAALLRPGRFDRKIVVEEPDADGRKEIIEYYLGKVKHEPMPMDRMISDTIGYTPVAIKFIINEATIHAHFEGRQAITYWDFTYAREMHEWGLRQPIRGMSYEERRRLAYHEAGHAYAMVKLLRKERLTKVTIIRHGGALGFAAWKPEEEIHTRTKDELLHRIQISVASRAAEELFLNIQMNGVTSDLASATSTAAYMIGAYGMDNSFYSYLAFGMQGIAGPDIKPRIEAILAEQFRNVKKLLELNKEAVIAIAEALILRNELTDIDVNEILARVEAEHPFANPQQAGDDRPFGLLGARALPEPTSIRRNGRLNGNGKSLEPLPEVTIPVASQPPSDPFGPSARVEPEAGQVPVPPDEQPE; this is translated from the coding sequence ATGGCCCTGGAACCATACACCCCGCCACCTGGGCAGCGCTATCGCGATGAGCTGGATCAAGAGATCGACCAGAAGATCGACACCTTCTTCCATCGCTGGAACTGGAAGCTGGTGCGTTTTGTGCGGCGCGCGCTGATCGTGGTGTTTGCCTTGTGGGTGCTGGTGAATGCGATCCCCAGCGCATATGAGTTCATCTCTAACGAGCCGCTTGGCCCGCTGATCTTGCAGCTGCTCACCACCGCCGGCTACCTGTTCGTGTTCATTGGGTTCCAGTTCGGGCTCATGTATTTCTTCATGGCGCGCACGCGCATCTACTGGGTTAAGCCAGGCGAGACGGGCGTTAGCTTCAAGGATTATAAAGGCAACCCCGAAGTGCTGGAAGCGGCCACGCGGATCGTGACGCTGCTCAAGGGTGTGAAGGGCTTCAAATCGATGGGCGGCGAGGTCACGCGCGGTGTGCTGCTGATCGGCCCGCCCGGCACCGGCAAGAGCTACCTGGCCCAGGCGATCTCGACTGAGGCCGGCGTGCCGTTCGGCTACCTGAGCGCGCCCTCGCTGACGTCGGTCTGGATGGGTATGGGCAATATCAAGGTGATGATGCTCTACCGCAAGGCCCGTAAGCTGGCGCGCGAGTATGGCGCGTGCATCCTGTTCATCGACGAGATCGACGCGATCGGCGGCGCGCGCAGCGCCAGCATGATGGGCGGCGCGGGCGCGATGGGCATGCGCGCCGATGCGCAGGCCGGCGGGCACGCGAATGTGATGATGGGCATGGGCGGCATGGGTGGTGGCAGCGGCCTGCTGAACGAGCTACTGCTGCAGATGGACCCACCACCGCAAGAGACTGGCCAGCTTGGCAAGATCTTGCGCTGGCTGGGCCTGCGCCGCAAGCGCGTTGAGATGCCGCCGGTGCTGACCATGGGCGCGACCAACATGGCCGAGACGCTCGACGCCGCGCTGCTGCGCCCCGGCCGCTTCGATCGCAAGATTGTGGTCGAGGAGCCGGATGCCGACGGCCGCAAAGAGATCATCGAATACTACCTCGGCAAGGTCAAGCACGAGCCTATGCCCATGGATCGCATGATCTCCGACACGATCGGCTATACGCCGGTGGCGATTAAGTTCATTATTAACGAGGCGACCATTCACGCGCACTTCGAGGGGCGCCAGGCGATCACCTACTGGGATTTCACCTATGCGCGTGAAATGCACGAGTGGGGCCTGCGCCAACCGATCCGCGGCATGTCGTATGAAGAGCGCCGCCGGCTGGCGTACCACGAGGCCGGCCACGCCTATGCTATGGTCAAGCTGCTGCGCAAAGAGCGCCTGACCAAGGTGACGATCATTCGGCATGGCGGGGCGCTCGGGTTTGCCGCCTGGAAGCCCGAGGAAGAGATCCATACGCGCACGAAAGACGAGCTGCTGCACCGCATCCAGATCTCAGTCGCCAGCCGGGCCGCCGAAGAGCTGTTCCTGAACATCCAGATGAACGGCGTCACGTCCGATCTCGCCAGCGCTACCAGCACGGCCGCCTACATGATCGGTGCGTATGGCATGGATAATAGCTTCTACTCGTACCTGGCCTTTGGCATGCAAGGTATCGCCGGGCCAGATATCAAGCCGCGGATCGAGGCGATCCTGGCCGAGCAGTTCAGGAATGTCAAGAAGCTGCTCGAGCTGAATAAGGAAGCCGTGATCGCGATTGCCGAGGCGCTGATCCTGCGCAACGAGCTGACCGACATCGACGTGAACGAGATTCTGGCGCGCGTCGAGGCCGAGCATCCGTTTGCCAACCCGCAACAGGCCGGCGACGATCGCCCGTTTGGGTTGCTGGGCGCACGCGCGCTGCCCGAGCCAACCAGCATTCGCCGCAATGGCCGGCTGAACGGCAACGGTAAATCGCTCGAGCCGCTGCCCGAGGTGACCATCCCGGTGGCCTCGCAGCCGCCTAGCGATCCGTTCGGGCCGAGCGCCAGGGTTGAGCCAGAGGCGGGCCAGGTGCCTGTGCCGCCCGACGAGCAGCCCGAGTAA
- a CDS encoding cysteine--tRNA ligase, producing the protein MQLFDTLSGRKAELAIPNDRPLTLYVCGVTPYDTTHVGHAHTFLIFDLLIRYLRYQGADVRYCQNITDVDTPLFERAARDMIAWDELAQRETAQFVQDCRDLNLLAPTFFPKASDEIGLMIPIIERLIAQGQAYARGGNVYFNISATPNYGAMPRLGYAEMLKTANERGNIPDDPHKRDPLDFVLWQVCAPGEPTWDSPWGPGRPGWHIECTTMSTRYLGEQIDIHGGGRDLIFPHHPSEIAQTEAYSGKRPFVRFWMHGGMAYLGGQKMSKSLGNMVFIRQALTEHSADALRWYLLSFPYRDDFHYERAGVVAAEASVARLRAALAAPGGSASATLDGAHERAAYLAALDDDLQTPTALALIDQLAQAILAADHEHRDVSAAQAALRDMARIFGFWAAS; encoded by the coding sequence ATGCAACTATTTGACACACTCAGCGGGCGTAAGGCCGAACTGGCGATCCCCAACGATCGCCCGCTGACGTTGTATGTATGCGGCGTTACGCCATACGACACGACTCATGTCGGTCATGCTCATACGTTTCTGATCTTCGACCTGCTGATCCGCTATCTGCGCTATCAGGGCGCCGATGTGCGCTACTGCCAGAATATCACCGATGTCGATACGCCGCTGTTCGAGCGCGCCGCGCGCGACATGATCGCCTGGGACGAGCTGGCGCAGCGCGAGACCGCGCAGTTCGTACAAGATTGCCGCGATCTAAATCTGCTCGCACCAACCTTTTTCCCCAAGGCCTCCGACGAGATTGGGCTGATGATCCCAATCATCGAGCGGCTGATCGCGCAGGGCCAGGCCTACGCGCGCGGCGGCAATGTCTACTTCAATATCTCGGCCACCCCCAACTATGGTGCCATGCCCCGGCTGGGCTACGCCGAAATGCTGAAAACCGCTAATGAGCGCGGCAATATTCCCGACGACCCGCACAAGCGCGATCCGCTCGATTTCGTGCTCTGGCAGGTGTGTGCCCCCGGCGAGCCGACCTGGGATAGCCCGTGGGGGCCGGGCCGGCCCGGCTGGCATATCGAGTGTACAACCATGTCGACGCGCTACCTGGGCGAGCAGATCGACATCCACGGTGGCGGCCGCGACCTGATCTTCCCGCACCATCCTTCCGAGATCGCGCAGACCGAGGCGTATAGCGGTAAGCGGCCATTCGTGCGCTTCTGGATGCATGGCGGCATGGCCTACCTCGGCGGCCAGAAGATGAGCAAATCGCTCGGCAATATGGTTTTCATCCGCCAGGCGCTTACAGAACATAGCGCCGACGCGCTGCGCTGGTACTTGCTCTCATTTCCCTATCGCGACGACTTTCATTACGAGCGCGCCGGCGTGGTAGCCGCCGAGGCCTCCGTCGCCCGGCTGCGCGCGGCGTTGGCCGCCCCCGGCGGCAGTGCCAGCGCCACGCTCGACGGGGCGCACGAGCGCGCGGCGTACCTGGCCGCACTCGACGACGACCTGCAAACGCCCACCGCGCTCGCGCTGATCGATCAGCTTGCGCAGGCGATCCTGGCTGCCGACCACGAGCACCGCGATGTGTCGGCGGCGCAGGCGGCGCTGCGCGATATGGCGCGCATCTTCGGTTTCTGGGCCGCCAGTTAG
- a CDS encoding NDP-sugar synthase, translated as MKAVILVGGLGTRLRPLTCNTPKPMIPLVNQPFIEHMIENLRDQGISEVILAVQYLAGRFRDELGDGSRLGIRLQIAEEPEPRGTAGAVKHIEHLLDGTTFVFNGDVMTDLDLQAMLAFHRQHESQLTIALTPVEDPTAFGLVETEPNGRIRRFLEKPSRDEVTTNMINAGTYILEPAVFRYVPPAQHYMFERGLFPVMLQTSDPMFGYPSHAYWTDVGKPQAYLEVHHDILIGKVKYKFRGKQIAERVWAEGTTEIHPSAQIVGPVVLGPDVAIGADTRIIGPTVVGARCVIGADVSIEDSVLWDDNTIGAGAALRSCVVGRGNRISARAHLSDGTIVSDNCVIGSENRLERGIRIWPNTVLNDQAISF; from the coding sequence ATGAAAGCAGTCATTCTCGTGGGCGGCCTTGGCACGCGTCTGCGGCCGCTCACCTGCAATACGCCCAAGCCCATGATTCCGCTGGTCAACCAGCCGTTTATCGAGCATATGATCGAGAATCTGCGCGACCAGGGTATTAGCGAGGTGATTCTGGCGGTGCAGTACCTGGCCGGGCGGTTCCGCGACGAACTTGGCGATGGCTCGCGCCTGGGCATCAGGCTGCAGATTGCCGAAGAACCCGAGCCGCGCGGCACCGCCGGGGCGGTAAAGCATATCGAACACCTGCTCGACGGCACCACCTTCGTGTTCAATGGCGATGTTATGACCGACCTCGATCTTCAGGCCATGCTGGCATTCCACCGCCAGCACGAGAGCCAGCTGACGATTGCGCTGACGCCGGTGGAAGACCCGACCGCGTTTGGCCTGGTCGAAACCGAGCCAAATGGCCGCATTCGGCGCTTCCTCGAAAAGCCGAGCCGCGACGAAGTGACCACCAATATGATCAATGCCGGCACCTACATCCTCGAGCCAGCCGTATTTCGCTATGTGCCGCCCGCGCAGCACTATATGTTCGAGCGCGGCCTGTTCCCGGTGATGTTGCAGACCAGCGACCCCATGTTTGGCTACCCTTCGCACGCGTACTGGACCGATGTGGGCAAACCGCAGGCCTACCTCGAGGTACACCACGATATTCTGATTGGCAAGGTTAAGTATAAGTTTCGCGGCAAGCAGATCGCCGAGCGCGTCTGGGCCGAAGGCACGACCGAGATTCACCCCTCTGCCCAGATCGTCGGGCCGGTGGTGCTTGGCCCGGATGTCGCGATCGGCGCGGATACCCGGATCATCGGGCCGACGGTGGTTGGCGCGCGCTGTGTGATTGGCGCGGATGTTTCGATCGAGGACTCGGTGCTGTGGGATGACAATACGATCGGCGCGGGGGCCGCGCTGCGCAGCTGTGTGGTTGGGCGAGGCAATCGCATCAGCGCCAGGGCGCACCTGTCCGACGGCACGATCGTCAGCGACAACTGCGTGATCGGCAGCGAGAACCGGCTCGAGCGCGGCATCCGAATCTGGCCGAATACTGTGCTGAACGATCAGGCGATTTCATTCTAG
- a CDS encoding amino acid ABC transporter substrate-binding protein: MREDRPDAWRHRWRDLAAWAVLLGYALLAVITQLGANLGGQGLDPVWAAARQRGSLRVAVDFGYYPFSALEHGQPVGYDIDLARAIGQQLGLRVEFVASNLDSIYDDLANHTADMAASALPYAPEQGWRAGFSSFYFNAGQVLVVPAGASIAGQDQLGGHTLGAALGSDADTYARQLAARDPSITVRAAYDTPAEVLADLRRGALDAAIVDNTSALVDLGHAPGLTTVGPALTLEPYVLAMPIEAYQLRDAVNRALEQLRGAGFFERNGQKWFVAAPLHPQ, translated from the coding sequence ATGAGAGAAGACCGACCGGATGCATGGCGCCACCGCTGGCGCGATCTCGCCGCATGGGCTGTGCTGCTCGGCTATGCGCTGCTCGCCGTGATCACGCAGCTAGGCGCCAACCTGGGTGGCCAGGGGCTCGACCCAGTCTGGGCAGCGGCGCGTCAGCGCGGCAGCCTGCGCGTAGCGGTCGATTTCGGCTACTACCCGTTCTCGGCGCTCGAGCACGGCCAGCCGGTCGGCTACGATATCGATCTGGCCCGCGCGATCGGCCAGCAGCTGGGCTTGCGCGTCGAGTTTGTCGCCAGCAACCTCGACTCGATCTACGACGATCTGGCCAACCACACGGCCGACATGGCCGCCTCGGCACTGCCCTACGCGCCCGAGCAGGGCTGGCGCGCCGGGTTCTCAAGCTTCTACTTCAACGCCGGCCAGGTGCTGGTGGTGCCGGCCGGTGCGTCGATCGCCGGGCAGGATCAGCTGGGCGGGCATACGCTCGGCGCGGCGCTCGGCTCGGATGCCGACACCTACGCGCGCCAGCTGGCCGCGCGCGACCCGAGCATTACTGTGCGTGCAGCCTACGACACGCCGGCCGAGGTGCTGGCCGATCTGCGGCGCGGCGCGCTCGACGCGGCGATCGTCGATAACACGTCGGCGCTGGTTGATCTAGGCCATGCCCCCGGCCTGACGACAGTCGGCCCTGCGCTGACGCTCGAGCCATACGTGTTAGCCATGCCGATCGAAGCCTACCAGCTGCGCGATGCCGTCAACCGCGCACTCGAGCAGCTGCGCGGCGCCGGGTTCTTCGAGCGCAACGGCCAGAAATGGTTTGTCGCAGCTCCGCTGCACCCGCAGTAG
- a CDS encoding GDP-mannose 4,6-dehydratase, translating to MRVLITGINGFVGGHLAEYLLADSEWEVWGLARQAELKLPALHGHVRMVVADLNYPEAVAAALGEACPDVIFHLAAQSNVPHSFADPAGTLVTNTVTQINIFQALLRLRQNPLIVIATSNEIYGLVEPADLPLTEYTPFRPVNPYAVSKAAQDLLAYQYHVSHMLRTIRLRLFNHIGPRQSEQFVVSAFAAQIARIEAGQQAPLIRVGNLSAERDFTDVRDVARAYALAAQRGQVPCAYNIGSGRYVSIRRLLDLLLALSTHEIAIEADQARMRPADVPRMVSDGRLFYTHTSWQPQITLEQTLADVLDYWRQQVRVYG from the coding sequence ATGCGTGTACTTATTACCGGCATCAATGGGTTTGTTGGTGGCCACCTGGCCGAATATCTACTCGCCGACAGTGAGTGGGAGGTATGGGGCCTGGCGCGGCAGGCCGAGCTGAAGCTGCCGGCGCTGCATGGCCATGTGCGCATGGTTGTGGCCGACCTCAACTACCCCGAGGCGGTCGCTGCGGCGTTGGGCGAAGCTTGCCCCGACGTGATCTTCCACCTGGCGGCACAATCGAATGTGCCGCACTCATTCGCCGACCCGGCCGGTACGCTGGTGACGAATACGGTGACGCAGATCAATATCTTTCAGGCGCTGCTGCGGCTCCGCCAGAACCCACTGATCGTAATCGCGACTAGCAACGAAATCTATGGGTTGGTTGAGCCGGCCGATCTGCCGCTGACTGAGTACACGCCCTTCCGGCCAGTCAATCCCTACGCCGTGAGCAAGGCTGCTCAGGATCTGCTGGCCTACCAATACCATGTCAGCCATATGCTGCGCACGATTCGCCTGCGGCTGTTCAACCACATCGGGCCACGCCAGAGCGAGCAGTTTGTCGTGTCGGCCTTCGCCGCGCAGATCGCGCGGATCGAGGCCGGCCAGCAAGCTCCGCTCATCCGCGTCGGTAATCTGAGCGCCGAGCGCGACTTCACCGATGTGCGCGATGTCGCACGCGCATATGCGCTGGCCGCGCAGCGCGGCCAGGTGCCGTGCGCATACAACATCGGCTCGGGCCGCTATGTCAGCATTCGCCGGCTGCTCGACCTGCTGCTGGCGCTGAGCACCCACGAGATCGCGATCGAGGCCGACCAGGCCCGCATGCGCCCGGCCGACGTGCCGCGCATGGTCAGTGATGGTCGCCTGTTTTATACGCACACCAGCTGGCAGCCGCAGATTACGCTCGAGCAAACCCTGGCCGATGTGCTCGACTACTGGCGGCAGCAGGTTCGTGTATACGGCTGA
- a CDS encoding DUF475 domain-containing protein: MDFGVITIIAQLVFLECILSIDNAAVIGAMVARLPNDQPTPWPAALKPFLSRFDSLLGSQRDAALKVGLFGAYAGRIAMLALASIIIKNPWMQILGALYLIYLALRHFAERLQHHQRRRANPQYERAARPAQSFWNIVLTIELADLAFSLDNVVAAVSLSERLWVVILGVAIGIVVIRFAATIFTRLIAWEPALEHAAYLLLLAIGGELIAANVFDSELSDPMKFVISLVILALTVIGARLYAWGGAGRVPEAERDLG; the protein is encoded by the coding sequence GTGGATTTTGGAGTCATAACGATCATTGCACAGCTGGTGTTTCTCGAGTGCATCCTCTCAATCGACAATGCCGCCGTGATCGGCGCCATGGTCGCGCGGCTGCCAAACGACCAGCCGACACCCTGGCCGGCCGCGCTGAAGCCATTCTTGAGCCGCTTCGACAGCCTGCTTGGATCGCAGCGCGATGCCGCGCTGAAGGTCGGGCTGTTCGGCGCCTATGCCGGGCGGATCGCAATGCTGGCGCTGGCCAGCATTATTATTAAGAACCCCTGGATGCAGATCCTGGGCGCGCTCTACCTGATCTACCTGGCGCTCAGGCATTTTGCCGAGCGGCTTCAGCACCACCAGCGGCGCCGCGCGAACCCCCAGTACGAGCGTGCGGCCAGGCCTGCGCAGAGCTTCTGGAATATTGTGCTCACGATCGAGCTGGCCGACCTGGCATTCAGCCTCGATAATGTCGTCGCTGCGGTATCGCTGTCTGAGCGGCTGTGGGTGGTGATCCTCGGCGTGGCGATCGGCATCGTGGTGATCCGCTTTGCCGCAACGATCTTCACGCGCTTGATCGCCTGGGAGCCGGCGCTTGAGCACGCCGCCTACCTGCTGCTGCTGGCGATCGGTGGCGAGCTGATCGCCGCAAATGTATTCGATAGCGAGCTGAGCGATCCCATGAAATTCGTAATCTCGCTGGTGATCCTGGCCCTGACGGTGATCGGCGCGCGGCTGTATGCCTGGGGCGGCGCCGGCCGCGTACCCGAGGCCGAGCGCGATCTGGGCTAG
- a CDS encoding ABC transporter permease, protein MAEFNPVLVKELRSRMRGARAFVLLTIYLLILSGVSLLFYTAIADSSSSDLNSGRTIGKSLFLLIAAVALIEVCIITPALTSGSIAGEKERQSYDLLIASLLSPWQIIWGKLAAALSFALLLILAIVPMMSLAFLFGGVSLAEVLIALVGLVTTAVLYASIGVFWSAVLRTTLGANSMSLGSVILILLGIPFLALMFTLIFGRELSPDWINSIPFKLAAGAFLYLHPFIALQASEMQIASGESAFYTRVPIDTSLMTSGSIIVPSPWIVYLLLALAISFGLLLLSIRMLQPMRDGPARGKRAATPEQ, encoded by the coding sequence ATGGCCGAGTTCAACCCAGTGCTGGTCAAAGAGCTGCGTAGCCGCATGCGCGGTGCGCGGGCATTCGTGCTGCTTACGATCTACCTGCTGATCCTGAGCGGCGTATCGCTGCTGTTCTACACCGCCATCGCCGACTCCTCGTCGTCCGATCTCAACAGCGGGCGGACGATCGGCAAGAGCCTGTTTCTGCTGATCGCCGCCGTCGCGCTGATCGAGGTGTGCATTATTACCCCCGCGCTAACCTCGGGCAGCATCGCCGGTGAGAAAGAGCGCCAGTCGTACGATCTGCTGATCGCATCGCTGCTCTCGCCCTGGCAGATCATCTGGGGCAAGCTGGCGGCCGCGCTCTCGTTCGCGCTGCTGCTGATCCTGGCGATCGTGCCGATGATGAGCCTGGCATTTCTGTTCGGCGGGGTGAGCCTGGCCGAGGTGTTGATTGCGCTGGTGGGGTTGGTAACCACTGCAGTGCTGTACGCCAGCATCGGTGTGTTCTGGTCGGCAGTGCTGCGCACGACGCTAGGCGCCAACAGCATGTCGCTCGGTAGCGTGATCTTGATCCTGCTCGGCATTCCGTTCCTGGCGTTGATGTTCACGCTGATCTTTGGCCGCGAGCTTTCGCCCGATTGGATCAACTCGATACCCTTTAAGCTGGCGGCTGGTGCATTTCTGTACCTACACCCGTTCATCGCCCTGCAGGCCAGCGAAATGCAGATCGCCAGCGGCGAGAGCGCGTTCTATACGCGCGTTCCGATCGATACCAGCCTGATGACCAGCGGCAGTATTATTGTGCCCAGCCCCTGGATCGTCTACCTGCTATTGGCGCTGGCTATCAGCTTTGGGCTGCTGCTGCTGAGCATACGCATGCTGCAGCCAATGCGCGATGGCCCGGCGCGCGGCAAGCGCGCGGCCACACCCGAGCAGTAG